Proteins co-encoded in one Juglans regia cultivar Chandler chromosome 16, Walnut 2.0, whole genome shotgun sequence genomic window:
- the LOC108989361 gene encoding protein BIG GRAIN 1-like E, with protein MSITALSDPDKFYNKSFHGRNDSGEIDVFEAARYFSGYHEAGGYSATNFTQNKIMRDEIRPQGSRVGRMSLDVPIMRNSLPHRPQHGVEKQMKEKKYKQPSSPGGRLASFLNSLFSQSASKKKKSKSAAQSMKDDQEESPGGRRKRRSSISHFSSSSTADSKSIHSASRNSGFRTPPPPHAHAQTPTKSYRDFGSYSEYHKQMMSLSKYNNGHARSSALHNDQVLDIDKIRINKDLTWLDEKMALSNGFPGKCKNLSKEYSDKDGIWVHKSSPEEKGFRSFGEEDDGAESDSSSDLFELQNYDLGDYSSGLPVYETTNMDSIKRGATISNGVQ; from the coding sequence ATGTCCATCACAGCCCTTTCAGACCCagataaattctataataaatcATTCCATGGAAGGAATGATTCTGGTGAGATTGACGTGTTCGAGGCTGCGAGGTACTTCTCCGGATACCATGAAGCTGGTGGCTATAGTGCTACAAATTTTACTCAGAATAAGATCATGAGAGATGAGATCAGGCCGCAGGGTAGTAGAGTAGGCAGAATGAGCTTAGACGTTCCAATTATGAGAAACTCTCTTCCTCATCGACCACAACATGGGGTGGAAAagcaaatgaaagaaaagaagtaCAAGCAGCCCAGCTCACCGGGTGGACGACTGGCTAGTTTCTTGAATTCTCTCTTCAGTCAATCAGCTTctaagaagaagaaatcaaaATCTGCCGCACAGTCCATGAAAGATGATCAAGAGGAGAGTCCTGGTggaagaaggaagaggaggagcaGCATTAGCCATTTTAGCAGCTCAAGTACCGCGGATTCCAAGTCTATACATTCTGCTTCAAGAAATTCAGGATTTAGAACACCTCCTCCGCCTCATGCGCATGCACAAACACCTACAAAGAGCTATAGGGATTTTGGAAGCTATTCAGAATATCACAAACAAATGATGTCTTTGTCAAAGTACAACAATGGGCACGCAAGATCCTCGGCTTTACATAATGATCAGGTCTTGGATATTGACAAAATCAGAATTAACAAAGACTTAACTTGGTTGGATGAAAAAATGGCACTCAGCAATGGTTTTCCAGGGAAATGCAAGAATCTCAGTAAAGAGTATTCGGATAAAGATGGGATTTGGGTGCATAAATCTTCACCGGAGGAGAAGGGATTCAGGAGTTTCGGtgaggaagatgatggtgcTGAAAGTGATTCAAGCTCTGATCTGTTTGAGTTGCAAAACTATGACTTGGGTGACTATTCAAGTGGTCTGCCTGTCTATGAAACTACCAACATGGATAGCATCAAGAGAGGAGCAACAATTTCCAACGGCGTTCAATGA